From the genome of Ignavibacteria bacterium:
CAGTTGTATATATCGAAACTTTTGGGCTACCAAGGGGATGGATAAATAATGTTTGGAGCGGTGTGCCGGCTGAATTGCACACCGTCCAAACGGAGGTATTTAGCGTGTGTAAGTAGAAAATCAGTCCATTATATTACGCAGAAATGCAGCACTTCTGTCTTCTTCTTCCTCTTTCGGTACTGAATTCGGATTGCTTTTGAACTTAAGTTCATTGATATTCTCTTTTCTCGTTTCGGAGAAACTGAAGGTTTTCTGCTCGGGAACGCCTGCTGAAACACCCATTCTGCCGTCACGAAGTATCGCCGGAATATTGATATCATCACTGTTGATTTGAACCTGCGGTATCTGTGGAGCCCTTGGAGTCTCAACCTGTGGAACGACAGGGGCTTGAGGCATGCCAACCACGGGGTTCGGAACTGCTGTACGAATCATCTCGGGATTGCTTGTCGGTTTTGCAACTGCCGAATCAAATCCGGTTGCAATCACTGTAAATGAAACATAATCCTTCATCTCTTCCTTTTCCACCAGACCGAAAATCACATTAACATCTTCTCCGGTGGCATCCAGTATGGTAGCCATACCTTCTTCCACTTCGTGCATGGTCAAATTTGATGATGCAGTGATATTGACGAGCATTGCCTTCGCACCTCTGATATCCATCCCTTCGAGAAGAGGACTTGAAATTGCTTTCTGAGCGGCTTCTATTGCACGGTTATCACCCGTGGCTGTTCCGGTACCCATCAGTGCCATTCCACTCGATTCCATAACGGTCTTCACATCAGCAAAGTCGACATTTATCTTTCCTTCGAAAGTGATGATCTCTGCGATTCCTTTTGTTGCTTCATACAAAATTTCGTTTGGCTTGTCATATCCCGAAAAAGCGGGAAGATTTTTATCAAGCAGCTCGTGCAGTTTTGAATTTTTAATGATGATCAAACTGTCAACATGCTTCTTCAACTCCAACAATCCCGACTCGGCATTTTTCTTTCTTGTCGGTCCTTCGTAGTTGAAAGGTTTGGTAACAATCGAAACAACAAGAGCACCGTTTTGTTTGGCTATTTGAGCCACAATTGGTGCGGCACCGGTTCCTGTACCACCACCCATTCCTGCCGTAATGAAAACCATGTTGGCTCCGACGAGTGCCTCTTCAATCCGGGCACGGTCTTCCTCAGCGGCAGCTTTCCCAACTTCAGGATTCGCTCCGGCTCCAAGACCTTTGGTAATCTTGGTTCCAACGGTTATCTTTTTTGTGGCAAGATTTGAGTCAAGGCTCTGAGCGTCTGTGTTGATGGCGATGAACTCGACGCCTGAAATTCCCTGTTTAATCATGGAATTTATTGCGTTGCATCCTCCTCCACCGACACCGACTACTTTAAGATTGGCGCGCAGAACTGGTACTTGTGTTTCTAATGTTGCAAATGGCATAATACCTCCGTACTATAAGTTTTTTAATTCAGCCTGTTTAAAACTTTTGACTAAAGAATTGATGACACTCATCAGCAATTCATTCTTTGACTTTTCTTCATTAGCTTTCAGCAAAAAATCACCGTCGTTTTTCTCGAGCATATATAGTCTATACCCGTTTTTAAGAAAGAACTCGAGATTCTCCGTTGTTACTCTATCTTCATGGCTCTGCAGTTTCACTGCGATAAAACTTGGGTCAGTTCCTGTCTCTTCAGATGCCCTTACCAGCATCGGAGTGACAGACAATGCAAGCGGATCTTCTGCTGTAAACAGAACGATCATGGAAGTCGATTCACCCAACAAAAAGAGGATGGCTTTCTGCAGATTATCAAATTCCTTCTGATTCAGAAAGAGTATCGAATCATCAACATAAAAATCCCTGATTCCCTCATTGACAATAAGTTTCTTCCCGGCACTGTAATTTTTCAACTCATTTTCATCGGTTCCGACAAAAACGAACTTTACCTTGTCAAGAAATTTTGCACTGACGCTCTCGAGATGATCCGAGAGGAGCTTTCCAATTACAAAGATTACCGGGTGTTTAGAGATCATCAAACTGACTTTTTATTTGAGAGAGAAAATCTTTGAATTTGCTCCTGCTTTTTGTCTTCGAGTCTTGTTTCACGGGTTTTTCAGCTTTATTTCTGGTGAAGAATCCCTTCTTTTTCTTCGGTTCCTCGTCTTCATCGTCCGAAGAAAAATCTTCTTCGATTGGCAATAGAAGTCCGAGAACCGACGAATAATCGGGTTTGTTCAGCTTCCCGAATTCTCCCTCGAAATGACTTTCATCAGGAAGACCTATTCTCGCGGGAGCACCAAAAACCTGCTCCGCAAGATCAGTTATCCCTTTTAGCCAGGCTCCACCGCCGGTGATTACAATTCCCGCCCTGATTTTGTTTTTTACATCAGCTTTTTCAAGTTCGTTGTTGATCATCTTAAAGAGTTCTGCCACTCTGCTTTTTATTATTTGTGTGAGCAGACTTACAGGTATCTTGGTGCTTGGTCTGGGACCTACACCCTTAACTGTGATCAGATCGTCTTTTATGATTGCGGATTCAGTCGCATAACCGTAATCCAGTTTCAACAACTCTGCTTCTTCCTCAATAACGCTTAAAAACTCTTTGATATCGAGGGTAACGCGGTTACCTGCAATGCCAAAAACTCTCGAAAACCGTATCGCATTCCCCTGATAAATCAGTACATCTGTGCATCCCGAGCCGATGTCGATCATCAGAATTCCGAGATCCTTTTCCGCGGGTTCGAGTACTGCCGACGCTGAAGCAAGTGACTGCATCTTCAGATCAGAAACTTCATACCCGGCTTTTTTTACAGCTTTTCGAATATTATGGATAGCTCCTGAAGAACCCATCACCACATAATTGGCTGCCTCCAGTCTCGAGCATGCGACTCCCAGCGGTTTGGATACACTTCCCTGTCTGTCGACAAAAAACTCTTCGTGAAGAATATGAAGTATGGTCATATCCTTCGAAAATGAAATACTCTGTATGTCAGATTTCAGGCGGCGAAGATCATCAACCGTTACAACCTGTTCATCGTTTGTAATGCTTACATAGTTTCTCGACCGTATACTGCTCAGATTTTCGCCCGAAATACCGGTCACAATGTTTGTTGCTTCCACCCCGGCTTCAGCTTCTGCCGCTTTTACGGCATTTTTAATCGATTCTGCGGTGCTGATGATGTTACTTACTTCTCCTTTGAGCAATCCGTCACAATCTGCCTCGCCACTGCCAAGAATCTTGAACCTGTTTCGGTCAATTTTTTCGGCTATTACGGCACGAACTTTGGTAGAACCGATGTCAAGCCCTGTTATTATCTCGTTTTTCATCTTTCTTTTCCATTTTCTTCGTCTTGCCCAAAAATATTTTTCCGGAATACCTCAGGTCTATGTATTCAATTTCTTTATTAAGGGAGAGCTGTTCACTCATATCTCTGATTTGCTTCAGAATAAGAATCTGCTCGGCAACCCCTTTTTTCTTGCAAATGACAGGTGGTTTCATATCGGAAAAAACCAGAACGATGTCGCCACCCTGTCTTAAATCAATCTCGGAGAGACTTGTAGCCATCGAACCGCCAATCAAACGGCAGGCTTTGGCTATTTTATACCCCGGTAAAATCGTGGAATCCGGAAATATCCTGAAATAACCGGCTTTATTAACCTTCGTATTGCGAATCACAGGCCAGTCAAAATTTTTCAATTCGCCCATCAAAGGGAGCAATTCCAGCTCTTTTGATATGAGCATCAGTTTGTCACCGGAATAAACCGACAAAACAATCTCTTTTTCAACAACTGTTATCTTTACAATCCCCTCTTCTCCAAGCTGCATCTCCACACTTTTCAAATACGGGTGGTTCAACAATCTGTCGTAAAGGACATTAAGGGGTGGAAATTCACCCTTTTCAGGTGACGATTTTGTAAACCTGATATAATCTTCAGGTGTGAGCATTGATGCTCCCGTCAACTGATACCCCGTAATTTTTTGTTCTATCTCCTTCTTCATAAAGAGCCCCGGCAGAGCCGTAGCTCCGGCTGCCAGAATGACAAGAAGAATGAGTGCGGGGATAATCCTGCTTTTTTTCATCGGCTATTTCAGACCGGAAGTGTACAGTTCAACAAATTTTTCACCATACTTCCAAATGTCACCTGCTCCCAGCGTTACCACGATATCATCGGGTTCCGTAATTTTCTGTAGAACAGCCGGTACATCCTCTTTGTTTGGGACATAAATAACATTTTTGTGTCCCATTTTCCGTGCAGCATCTGCAACCAGTTGACCTGTTACCCCTTCCACGGGTTCTTCCCGCGCGGGATATATATCTGTGCAAATGAAAATATCAGAATTGAGGAAAGACCTTCCGAATTCCTGATAGAAATCACGCGTTCTTGAAAAGAGGTGAGGCTGAAAAACTGAAACGAGTCGTCTTTGCCAGCCGGCTCTGATTCCTTCCAAAGTGGCAGTTGTCTCAGTCGGATGATGTCCGTAATCATCAACTACCATAATTTCCTTGTCATACTTCACTTCAAAACGACGGTAAACTCCATTAAAACGCTCCAAGGCGGTTTTGATAACTTCAAATGGGACTTCCAGTTCGAGAGCTATAGTTACCGCTACCAGTGAATTTTTAACATTATGCAGTCCCGGTACCTTAATTGTTATATCGCCGAGCACTTTTTTATTGTAAACGACCGTATATTTCGTTTTGTAGCCGTCATGCACGATATTAACTGCACGAAGATCCGCCTGCGGTGTAATGCCGTAAGTGATCACTCTTTTGTTTATGTATGGTCTGATATCCAGAAGTGCAGGTTCATCCATGCACAGAACAACAAATCCATAGAAAGGCACTTTGTTTGCAAACTCAATAAATGCACCTTTTATGTCATCGAGATCCCTGTAGGTATCAAGATGCTCCCTCTCGAGAGTAGTGATTGCTGCTATTGCCGGCATCAATTTCAAAAAGGTTCTGTCAAATTCATCGGCTTCGACCACGATAAAGTCACCTGCTCCGAGTCGTGCGTTCGTTCCGCCAAGTCCCGAAAGCTTGCCACCAACTATAATGGTGGGATCAATTCCTGCTTCGGTGAGCACGAGTCCCGTCATTGAAGTGGTGGTTGTTTTACCGTGAGTACCTGCGATTCCGATGCCGTATTTTTGCATTCTCATCGTTTCGGCGAGCATTTCAGATCTTTTTATCACAGGGATATTTCTGTGAATTGCTTCCTGAACCTCGGGATTCGATTCCACAACGGCAGAAGAATAGACTACCACATCAACATCTTTGATATTGGATGCACTGTGTCCTTCATAGACTGTCGCACCAATTGATTCGAGTCTTTCTGTAATGTCACTCTTATTTTTGTCGGAACCCGATACTTCAAATCCCTTCGAAATCAGAATCTCAGCAATGCTGCTCATTCCAATTCCACCAATACCAACAAAATGCACTTTAGTAAATTTTGAAAACATTCAATCCTCTAACTAAATAATTCCGGATCTGCAGGCATTTACCACTCTGCCAGCGATCTCTTTTGCGGCGTCAATTCCGCCAATTCTTTCCTGATTTTTCTTTATTTCTTCAAGCCGTCCGGTTGCGGAGATCAGATTTACAATTTCATCCGCAAGACGGAGGGAAATTTCCTTCTCTTCTATCAGAACCGCAGCACCCTCATCGGACATTGACCGGGCATTCTTATACTGATGATTTTCAGCAGCATAAGGAAATGGAACAAGTATAGCCGGTTTCTTCAAATAGATAAGCTCTGCAATCGTCGTGGCTCCCGCTCTGGCTGTCACCAGATCTGCCGCGGCATAAACTTCGTTTACATCATCAATAAAGGAGAGAACCTTCACATCCTCCGATTCATATTTCCTGTATTCCTCGAACGATGATGCTCCCGTCTGCCACAATAAAAATATTCCCGCTTCTTTGAGTTTCTGTAGGGAAGCTGCAACTGTATTATTGATTGCCTTTGCTCCAAGACTTCCACCCATCACCAGTAAAACTTTTCTGTCGAGCCCGATCCCCAGTTTTTTGCGGGATTGTTCTCTGGATACCGCTGTCAGACTCTTTCTGACCGGATTGCCGGTTACAAGAATTCTTTCCTTCATCCGCAGAAAAGAGGCTGCATCCTTAAACATCAGGTGTATTTCTGTTGCTTTTTTTTCCAGAAACCGTGTTGTAATTCCCGGATAACTGTTTGGCTCAATCAAAAATACTTTTGCACCCATGATGTGAGCACCTGTTACTGAAGGACCCGAAACATATCCACCCGTTGCAACTATCGCCTGTGGTTTGAATTTCATCGCAATTACTATCGACTGAATTATGCTCACCACCAGCTTCACAGGGAAAAGCAGATTTTCTTTAATGCTTTTTCTTGCAAAACCGGAAATCCAGATACTTTTAAACTTAAATCCGGCTGCAGGAACAACCTTTCCCTCTATTTTATCCCTGGTGCCAAGGAAGAGAATATCACAATCGGGAACCATGTCCCTGACCCGTTCAGCAACAGCTATTGCAGGGAAAATGTGTCCCCCGGTTCCTCCGCCCGTGAACATGATCCTCATACTGTCTGTTCCTGCCAGGTTTTTGCCTCTTTTGGTTCCTTCACTTTTGCTTCTTTTGGAATTGCTGTCCAACCGATGTTCAGGAGAATACCAAGTGATGCACAAACAATAATAATAGCGGTTCCCCCGTGACTTATCAACGGCAGCGGCAGACCTGTAACGGGAAATACACCAATTGCCACGGCCGCATTTACGAAAGCGTAAAGTGCGATTGAAAATGAAACTGAAAACGCGAGCAGTTTTCCAAATTTGTCTTTTGCATTTTTTGCTATCAGTATTCCAAAAACCAGAATTGTACCGTAGCCAAGCAACACCAGCACTGTACCCAAAAGACCCGCTTCCTCACCCACGATTGCAAAAATAAAATCTCCGTAGGCTTCGGGCAGAAACAGATTTCTCTGTGCGCTGTTTCCCAATCCTACTCCAAAAAAACCACCGCTTCCAAGTCCGTATAGTGATTGCAACACCTGAGGATGAAAATCCCCGTTTCCAAACACTACACCAACATGTGAAGCAATCCTCTTCAATGAGTGGGGTCTAATAAGTGCATAGGCAAGAGCCAGTGTGGCAGCCGAGGCAGCAAACGACAAAAAGTGTTTGATCTGGATGCCGGCAACAAAAAGTACCGTAATCCCGATTGCAAGAATCAGAACACCGTTGCTGACATTGGGCTGAAGAAAAACCAGACCCGCCACTGTCATAATCCAGATCATTGGATTGATGACACCCTTTTTCAAATCGGTAATGTCGTCTCCGACTTTTTCCAGCATTGCAGCCAGATGAATGAAAAGAGCAAGTTTTACGAGTTCCACAGGCTGAAAGGAAATGCCCGCAATACTGATCGATCTGAGTGATCCCTTGATTGACGGAGCAAACATAAATGTCATTATCAGCAGACCAATTCCACCGATCAACACCCATTTGCTGTATTTCTTATACCAGTGATAATCAACAAGCATCAAAATCAACATTATTACGATGCCACCAATCGCCTTGCCAATGTGTCCCCAAAAAAGATGCTGGGGATTGTCAAACTTCATGTCTGAAAAAGTGCTGCTGGCACTAAGAACGAGCATCGATCCAAAAAGGACCAGTGCTATCGAAACTATCAGAATCATGAAAGCATAAAATTTCAACCGGCAATCTCCTTCACTGCAGATTTAAAAACTTCACCACGATGCTCGTAGCTCTTGAACATGTCAAAACTTGCGCATGCAGGAGAGAGAAGTACCACTTCCCCTTTTTGGGCTTCGTAGTGTCCCTTTTGCACACATTCTTCCAGACTTCCAACGAGTTCGACTTCAACAATTTTTGAGAAATAGTCATATACTTTTGATGCAGAGTCACCAATCGCATAAATCTTTTTCACATTTTTGGAGACCAGATCACGGATCAAATCGTAGTTGTTCCCTTTATCAAGTCCGCCAAGTATAAGAATAATCGGGGAATCGAAGCTTCTAAGAGCGTAAACAACCGAGTCCACATTGGTCGCTTTGGAGTCATTGATGTACACAATCCCGTCATTTGATGGAACGGGTTCAAGCCTGTGTTCAACCGCCTTAAACGACTTCAGACCCTGTTCAATTACTTTTTTGTCGATACCGGCATCAATCGCCATCGTAATTGCCGCAGCAGCGTTTGCAAGATTATGCTCACCTTTAATCTGCAGGTCGTTTATATCAAACGAAAAGATAAAATTTCCGCCAATCCTTGTGACTAATCGCGGATGCGAAAGATAAGTGCCGTTGTCAACTTCCTTTTTTGTGGAAAAGAATCTGAGTGAAGCTCCCTTGTAACCATTTTCTTGCAATACTTCATCGTCAGCGTTGTAAAGTGAAATATCGCTTCCGGTCTGATTTTCCACAATCCGGTACTTCGAGGCGATGTAATTTTCAAACTTGTTTTCGTACCTGTTCAGATGATCAGGTGTTATGTTCAGAATTGCAGCACCGTTTGGTTTGAATTTTTCAATCAAATCAAGTTGAAAACTTGACACTTCCAGAGCCACCAGGCTGTCTGTCTCGCATTCCAGAGCTATTTCCGAAAATGCTATACCGATATTTCCCGCAGAAAAAGATTTTTTCCCTGAGAGAGAAAAAATATGATGGAGCAGCGAAGTGGTTGTGGTTTTTCCATTAGTTCCGGTGATCGCGTAAATTTTTCCTTTACACACGGATGCGGCAAATTCGATCTCGCTGATCATCCTGATATTTCTCTTTTTCCCCTCGAGAACAACTGCTGATTCAAGTGGCACTCCGGGAGATACTATCATCAAATCACAATCATAAACTCTCTCACTGTTGGTTCCTGCTTCAAATTCAATTCCCGCAGCCTTCAATCTTGTGGTGACATCCGCAGTTTTTTCAGGTGCTCCGCTGTCACTGACAAAAGGAACTGCACCCAGCTTTGCAGCCAGATAAGCCGCAGCTTCACCGCTTCTGGCAGCACCGATAATTGAGATTTTCTTTCCTTTGTAACTTGTCACAGGCTTACCTGATCTTAAACGATGTTAAACTGATGATCGCCAGAATGATTCCAATTATGTAGAATCTGACGACTATTTTGGGTTCTGCCCATCCAATTTCTTCAAAATGATGGTGAATTGGTGCCATCTTGAAAACTCTTTTTCCAGCCCCTGTTTTTTTCTTCGTGTATTTGAAGTATGAGGTCTGAATAATTACCGAGATGGTCTCGAAGAAAAACACACCTGCCAGAAACGGAAGCAGAAGCTCTTTCCTTACCATTACCGAAATTATTCCCAAGGCACCACCGAGTGCAAGACTTCCTGTGTCTCCCATGAATACCTGAGCGGGATAAAAATTGAACCACAAAAAGCCAAGTCCTGCTCCGATAAGTGCTGCAATAAATACTGTAAGTTCTCCCGATCCGGGCAGATAAAGAATATTCAAATAATCGGAGTAAATCGCATTTCCCGAGATGTAGCTTATCAGACCGAGTGCCAGCATTGCAATTATTGTCAAACCAATTGCCAGTCCGTCAAGTCCGTCAGTCAGATTTACCGCATTTGAAGTAGCTGTGATAATAAAAATTATCGCCGGAATGTAGAGATACGACAAATCAAGATTCAAATCCTTAAAGAAAGGAATGGTTGTCAATCCCTGTACATCAGCAAACTCAGGTGAAAAATACATCACGGCACCAACGAGCAACCCGACAGAAACCTGTCCGGCGAGTTTATAACGGGCAATAAGTCCGTTTCGCATCTTTTTTACAACTTTCAGGTAGTCATCCAGAAATCCGACACCACCGAGTAAAAGTGTACCTAATAACAACAGCCAGATGTAGGTGCTCTTCAAATCTCCCCAAAGTATCACAGGAATAAAGACGCATACCAGAATGATAAGTCCGCCCATGGTCGGTGTACCGGCTTTACTGAAATGCGACTGGGGACCAAAATCCTTTATTTTCTCACCAATCTGATGCTTTTGTAATGCCTTGATGATTTTCGGAGCAAAATAAAATGCCATGAAAAGCCCGGTAATGGCTGCAATCGCAGATCTGAAAGTCAGGAATTTAATCATGTCCAGACCGGGAGGGTTAAAAGTTTTGTTCAGGTAATCCAGTAAATAATAAAGCATCTAATTGCCTTTTTCTTTAAGG
Proteins encoded in this window:
- the ftsZ gene encoding cell division protein FtsZ — encoded protein: MPFATLETQVPVLRANLKVVGVGGGGCNAINSMIKQGISGVEFIAINTDAQSLDSNLATKKITVGTKITKGLGAGANPEVGKAAAEEDRARIEEALVGANMVFITAGMGGGTGTGAAPIVAQIAKQNGALVVSIVTKPFNYEGPTRKKNAESGLLELKKHVDSLIIIKNSKLHELLDKNLPAFSGYDKPNEILYEATKGIAEIITFEGKINVDFADVKTVMESSGMALMGTGTATGDNRAIEAAQKAISSPLLEGMDIRGAKAMLVNITASSNLTMHEVEEGMATILDATGEDVNVIFGLVEKEEMKDYVSFTVIATGFDSAVAKPTSNPEMIRTAVPNPVVGMPQAPVVPQVETPRAPQIPQVQINSDDINIPAILRDGRMGVSAGVPEQKTFSFSETRKENINELKFKSNPNSVPKEEEEDRSAAFLRNIMD
- a CDS encoding phospho-N-acetylmuramoyl-pentapeptide-transferase — encoded protein: MLYYLLDYLNKTFNPPGLDMIKFLTFRSAIAAITGLFMAFYFAPKIIKALQKHQIGEKIKDFGPQSHFSKAGTPTMGGLIILVCVFIPVILWGDLKSTYIWLLLLGTLLLGGVGFLDDYLKVVKKMRNGLIARYKLAGQVSVGLLVGAVMYFSPEFADVQGLTTIPFFKDLNLDLSYLYIPAIIFIITATSNAVNLTDGLDGLAIGLTIIAMLALGLISYISGNAIYSDYLNILYLPGSGELTVFIAALIGAGLGFLWFNFYPAQVFMGDTGSLALGGALGIISVMVRKELLLPFLAGVFFFETISVIIQTSYFKYTKKKTGAGKRVFKMAPIHHHFEEIGWAEPKIVVRFYIIGIILAIISLTSFKIR
- a CDS encoding FtsW/RodA/SpoVE family cell cycle protein, translated to MKFYAFMILIVSIALVLFGSMLVLSASSTFSDMKFDNPQHLFWGHIGKAIGGIVIMLILMLVDYHWYKKYSKWVLIGGIGLLIMTFMFAPSIKGSLRSISIAGISFQPVELVKLALFIHLAAMLEKVGDDITDLKKGVINPMIWIMTVAGLVFLQPNVSNGVLILAIGITVLFVAGIQIKHFLSFAASAATLALAYALIRPHSLKRIASHVGVVFGNGDFHPQVLQSLYGLGSGGFFGVGLGNSAQRNLFLPEAYGDFIFAIVGEEAGLLGTVLVLLGYGTILVFGILIAKNAKDKFGKLLAFSVSFSIALYAFVNAAVAIGVFPVTGLPLPLISHGGTAIIIVCASLGILLNIGWTAIPKEAKVKEPKEAKTWQEQTV
- the murD gene encoding UDP-N-acetylmuramoyl-L-alanine--D-glutamate ligase, whose product is MTSYKGKKISIIGAARSGEAAAYLAAKLGAVPFVSDSGAPEKTADVTTRLKAAGIEFEAGTNSERVYDCDLMIVSPGVPLESAVVLEGKKRNIRMISEIEFAASVCKGKIYAITGTNGKTTTTSLLHHIFSLSGKKSFSAGNIGIAFSEIALECETDSLVALEVSSFQLDLIEKFKPNGAAILNITPDHLNRYENKFENYIASKYRIVENQTGSDISLYNADDEVLQENGYKGASLRFFSTKKEVDNGTYLSHPRLVTRIGGNFIFSFDINDLQIKGEHNLANAAAAITMAIDAGIDKKVIEQGLKSFKAVEHRLEPVPSNDGIVYINDSKATNVDSVVYALRSFDSPIILILGGLDKGNNYDLIRDLVSKNVKKIYAIGDSASKVYDYFSKIVEVELVGSLEECVQKGHYEAQKGEVVLLSPACASFDMFKSYEHRGEVFKSAVKEIAG
- the murG gene encoding undecaprenyldiphospho-muramoylpentapeptide beta-N-acetylglucosaminyltransferase, whose translation is MDSNSKRSKSEGTKRGKNLAGTDSMRIMFTGGGTGGHIFPAIAVAERVRDMVPDCDILFLGTRDKIEGKVVPAAGFKFKSIWISGFARKSIKENLLFPVKLVVSIIQSIVIAMKFKPQAIVATGGYVSGPSVTGAHIMGAKVFLIEPNSYPGITTRFLEKKATEIHLMFKDAASFLRMKERILVTGNPVRKSLTAVSREQSRKKLGIGLDRKVLLVMGGSLGAKAINNTVAASLQKLKEAGIFLLWQTGASSFEEYRKYESEDVKVLSFIDDVNEVYAAADLVTARAGATTIAELIYLKKPAILVPFPYAAENHQYKNARSMSDEGAAVLIEEKEISLRLADEIVNLISATGRLEEIKKNQERIGGIDAAKEIAGRVVNACRSGII
- a CDS encoding UDP-N-acetylmuramate--L-alanine ligase, with amino-acid sequence MFSKFTKVHFVGIGGIGMSSIAEILISKGFEVSGSDKNKSDITERLESIGATVYEGHSASNIKDVDVVVYSSAVVESNPEVQEAIHRNIPVIKRSEMLAETMRMQKYGIGIAGTHGKTTTTSMTGLVLTEAGIDPTIIVGGKLSGLGGTNARLGAGDFIVVEADEFDRTFLKLMPAIAAITTLEREHLDTYRDLDDIKGAFIEFANKVPFYGFVVLCMDEPALLDIRPYINKRVITYGITPQADLRAVNIVHDGYKTKYTVVYNKKVLGDITIKVPGLHNVKNSLVAVTIALELEVPFEVIKTALERFNGVYRRFEVKYDKEIMVVDDYGHHPTETTATLEGIRAGWQRRLVSVFQPHLFSRTRDFYQEFGRSFLNSDIFICTDIYPAREEPVEGVTGQLVADAARKMGHKNVIYVPNKEDVPAVLQKITEPDDIVVTLGAGDIWKYGEKFVELYTSGLK
- the ftsA gene encoding cell division protein FtsA, encoding MKNEIITGLDIGSTKVRAVIAEKIDRNRFKILGSGEADCDGLLKGEVSNIISTAESIKNAVKAAEAEAGVEATNIVTGISGENLSSIRSRNYVSITNDEQVVTVDDLRRLKSDIQSISFSKDMTILHILHEEFFVDRQGSVSKPLGVACSRLEAANYVVMGSSGAIHNIRKAVKKAGYEVSDLKMQSLASASAVLEPAEKDLGILMIDIGSGCTDVLIYQGNAIRFSRVFGIAGNRVTLDIKEFLSVIEEEAELLKLDYGYATESAIIKDDLITVKGVGPRPSTKIPVSLLTQIIKSRVAELFKMINNELEKADVKNKIRAGIVITGGGAWLKGITDLAEQVFGAPARIGLPDESHFEGEFGKLNKPDYSSVLGLLLPIEEDFSSDDEDEEPKKKKGFFTRNKAEKPVKQDSKTKSRSKFKDFLSQIKSQFDDL